One Orrella dioscoreae genomic window carries:
- a CDS encoding ABC transporter permease, whose amino-acid sequence MTFLKRFLSNRGAALGAVLLLAVILTGCFASFWYEGSPWMMVAQPLIEPFTDPAYPLGTDMLGRDIAAGLAHGARVSLMIGVISTLVAVFVGILVGALAGYYGKWVDDVLMRATEFFQTVPQLAMAMVLVAIFKPSLYSIVGAIAMVSWPPVARLVRSEFMSLKTREFVQAAVVIGQRPSRIILTQILPNTASPIIVTASLMTATAILTESALSFLGLGDRNLMSWGYMIGAARTMLRESQWMSLWPGMAIMLTVLAINLIGEGLNDALNPQLRKRGA is encoded by the coding sequence ATGACCTTCCTGAAACGATTCCTCTCCAACCGCGGGGCCGCCCTGGGCGCCGTGCTGTTGCTCGCCGTCATCCTCACCGGCTGCTTCGCCAGCTTCTGGTACGAAGGCTCGCCGTGGATGATGGTGGCCCAGCCCCTCATCGAACCCTTCACCGATCCGGCCTATCCGCTGGGCACCGACATGCTGGGCCGCGACATCGCCGCCGGCCTCGCGCACGGCGCCCGCGTCTCGCTCATGATCGGCGTCATTTCCACCCTGGTCGCGGTGTTCGTCGGCATCCTGGTGGGCGCGCTGGCCGGCTACTACGGCAAGTGGGTCGACGACGTGCTGATGCGCGCCACCGAGTTCTTCCAGACCGTGCCCCAACTGGCCATGGCGATGGTGCTCGTGGCCATCTTCAAGCCCTCGCTCTACTCCATCGTCGGCGCCATCGCGATGGTGTCCTGGCCGCCTGTCGCGCGCCTGGTCCGCTCGGAATTCATGTCGCTCAAGACGCGTGAATTCGTGCAGGCGGCCGTCGTCATCGGCCAGCGTCCCAGCCGCATCATCCTCACGCAGATCCTGCCCAACACGGCCTCGCCCATCATCGTCACCGCCTCGCTCATGACGGCCACCGCCATCCTGACCGAATCCGCGCTGTCCTTCCTGGGCCTGGGCGACCGCAACCTGATGAGCTGGGGCTACATGATCGGCGCGGCCCGCACCATGCTGCGCGAGTCGCAGTGGATGAGCCTGTGGCCCGGCATGGCCATCATGCTCACCGTGCTGGCCATCAACCTGATCGGCGAAGGCTTGAACGACGCCCTCAACCCGCAACTTCGCAAGCGTGGAGCGTGA
- a CDS encoding LamB/YcsF family protein, producing MPTLDINCDMGESFGPWVMGQDLELLAHITSANIACGFHAGDPDVMLKTVRGAIAHGVAIGAHPGLPDLQGFGRRVMAMRPDEVYALVVYQVGALQAFARSQGGSLHHVKTHGALYNMTAKDPALAEAVAQAVHDIDPALPIYVANAAIAAASEKLGLPTVYEVYADRSYQDDATLTPRSQPHAMIEDVDQAIAQVKRMVKDGVVRALSGKEVPIRADTLCIHGDQPGAAVFARTIRAALEADGITIRST from the coding sequence GTGCCAACACTGGACATCAACTGCGACATGGGAGAGAGCTTCGGGCCCTGGGTCATGGGCCAGGATCTCGAACTGCTGGCCCACATCACCTCGGCCAACATCGCTTGCGGTTTCCACGCAGGCGACCCCGACGTCATGCTGAAGACCGTGCGCGGCGCCATCGCGCACGGCGTGGCCATCGGCGCGCACCCGGGCCTGCCCGACCTGCAGGGTTTCGGCCGGCGCGTCATGGCCATGCGCCCGGACGAGGTCTATGCCCTGGTCGTCTACCAGGTCGGCGCGCTGCAGGCCTTCGCCCGCTCGCAGGGCGGCAGCCTGCACCACGTCAAGACGCATGGCGCGCTCTACAACATGACGGCCAAGGACCCGGCGCTGGCCGAGGCCGTGGCGCAAGCCGTGCACGACATCGACCCGGCCCTGCCCATCTACGTCGCCAATGCCGCCATCGCCGCGGCCTCGGAGAAGCTGGGCCTGCCGACCGTCTACGAAGTCTATGCGGACCGCAGCTACCAGGACGACGCCACGCTCACGCCGCGCTCGCAGCCGCACGCCATGATCGAGGACGTCGACCAGGCCATCGCGCAGGTCAAGCGCATGGTCAAGGACGGCGTGGTGCGCGCGCTGTCGGGCAAGGAAGTGCCCATCCGCGCCGACACGCTTTGCATCCATGGCGACCAGCCTGGCGCCGCCGTCTTCGCGCGCACGATCCGCGCCGCGCTCGAAGCCGACGGCATCACGATCCGCAGCACCTGA
- a CDS encoding ABC transporter permease — protein MQTLSFLISRLGKAVFVVLGVVIINFILIRMAPGDPAAVLAGESGSSDPAYVEQLREQFGLDQPLYVQLATYLKGVVQLDLGYSYRERLPVFDLIMDRLPATLLLMGCAFVFAITLGVLFGIIASRCRYQGKRPWVDSVLMTGSLLIYATPQFWLALLAIIFFSLQLGWLPPFGMETIGSGYTGWARVKDVAAHLVLPTISLGCFFMAVYARLTRASMLEVLGMDFIKTARAKGVPVGQIIRHHALRNALLPVVTFAGIQLGQMAGGAVLTETVFGWPGIGRLMFDALMQRDYQLLLGVFLVTSTMVVLFNLLTDLIYRFVDPRIQGS, from the coding sequence ATGCAGACTCTGTCCTTCCTGATCTCGCGCCTCGGCAAAGCCGTCTTTGTCGTGCTGGGCGTGGTGATCATCAACTTCATTCTGATCCGCATGGCGCCGGGCGACCCCGCCGCCGTGCTGGCAGGCGAATCCGGCTCTTCCGACCCGGCCTACGTGGAACAGCTGCGCGAGCAGTTCGGCCTGGACCAGCCCCTCTACGTCCAGCTCGCCACCTACCTGAAGGGCGTGGTGCAGCTGGATCTCGGCTATTCCTACCGCGAGCGCCTGCCGGTCTTCGACCTCATCATGGACCGCTTGCCCGCCACCCTGCTGCTCATGGGGTGTGCCTTCGTGTTCGCCATCACGCTGGGGGTGCTCTTCGGCATCATCGCCTCGCGTTGCCGCTACCAGGGCAAGCGGCCCTGGGTCGACAGCGTGCTCATGACCGGCTCGCTGCTCATCTATGCCACGCCGCAGTTCTGGCTGGCGCTGCTCGCCATCATCTTCTTCTCGCTGCAGCTGGGCTGGCTGCCGCCCTTCGGCATGGAGACCATCGGCAGTGGCTACACCGGCTGGGCCCGCGTGAAGGATGTCGCCGCGCACCTGGTGCTGCCCACCATTTCGCTGGGCTGCTTCTTCATGGCGGTCTATGCGCGCCTGACCCGCGCCTCGATGCTGGAAGTGCTGGGCATGGACTTCATCAAGACCGCCCGCGCCAAGGGCGTGCCGGTCGGCCAGATCATCCGCCACCACGCCTTGCGCAACGCCCTGCTGCCGGTCGTGACGTTCGCGGGCATCCAGCTCGGCCAGATGGCCGGCGGCGCGGTGCTCACGGAAACCGTGTTCGGCTGGCCCGGCATCGGCCGCCTGATGTTCGATGCCCTGATGCAGCGCGACTATCAATTGCTGCTGGGCGTGTTCCTGGTGACCTCGACCATGGTGGTGCTCTTCAACCTGCTCACCGACCTGATCTACCGCTTTGTCGACCCGCGCATCCAGGGCAGCTGA
- a CDS encoding biotin/lipoyl-containing protein, with the protein MIDASLIQDLASQLRRLGVERLEIGVSDCVAHLRLPLHTAAGAAPAHNPAPAAAPAVTVRSEGLGLLRLSHDAQLTQAIQPGDKVEHGQLLALLELEDTLTPVLAPQAGTIDRVLGQDGQLADYGMALFTFASPPATASTAVEEQAAGARAAPPQARAAAASASQTHTILSPMSGTFYRAARPGADALVSVGSRVEIGTPLCVLEAMKMLNELPAEHAGSVAQILCENGQLIEAGQPLFVLALEETRGVS; encoded by the coding sequence ATGATCGACGCCTCTCTCATCCAGGACCTCGCCAGCCAGCTGCGCCGCCTTGGCGTGGAACGGCTGGAAATCGGCGTGTCCGATTGCGTGGCGCACCTGCGCCTGCCGCTCCATACGGCTGCCGGCGCAGCGCCCGCGCACAACCCTGCTCCCGCTGCCGCGCCAGCCGTCACCGTCCGCAGCGAAGGGCTGGGCCTGCTGCGGCTGAGCCACGACGCGCAATTGACCCAAGCCATCCAGCCCGGCGACAAGGTGGAACACGGCCAGCTGCTGGCCTTGCTCGAACTCGAGGACACGCTCACGCCCGTCCTTGCTCCGCAAGCCGGCACGATCGACAGGGTGCTGGGCCAAGACGGCCAGTTGGCCGACTACGGCATGGCGCTCTTCACGTTCGCGTCGCCGCCCGCCACGGCAAGCACGGCAGTCGAAGAGCAGGCCGCAGGCGCCCGCGCCGCCCCGCCCCAGGCGCGTGCCGCGGCAGCCTCCGCCTCGCAGACGCACACCATCCTCTCGCCCATGTCCGGCACCTTCTACCGCGCGGCCCGCCCCGGCGCCGATGCCCTGGTCAGCGTGGGCAGCCGCGTCGAGATCGGCACGCCCCTGTGCGTGCTCGAGGCGATGAAGATGCTCAACGAACTGCCAGCGGAGCACGCCGGCAGCGTCGCGCAGATCCTGTGCGAAAACGGCCAGCTGATCGAAGCCGGCCAGCCCCTGTTCGTCCTGGCCCTCGAGGAGACACGCGGTGTTTCGTAA
- the hutG gene encoding N-formylglutamate deformylase: MTRPIITLEQGTLPLLISIPHGGECLPEALAQRMTPAARKLTDTDWHLSRLYDFARAMGASILQANYSRYVIDMNRPRDGSSLYAGQTTTGLCPTETFRGELIYADGQAPDDAETAERVAHYWVPYHDALRAELDRLRQQHSQVLLWEAHSIASVLPRLFDGQLPDLNIGTYSGAACAPALRDAAIAAASDSGYTWVADGRFKGGHITRHYGQPKDGVHAVQLEMAQCLYMDEDEPYGYRPDLAARAQPVVEDMIRRALGALGTVR, from the coding sequence ATGACACGCCCCATCATCACCCTGGAACAGGGCACGTTGCCCCTGCTCATCTCCATCCCCCATGGCGGCGAATGCCTGCCCGAGGCGCTGGCCCAGCGCATGACGCCCGCCGCCCGCAAGCTCACCGACACCGACTGGCACCTGTCGCGGCTCTACGATTTCGCGCGCGCCATGGGCGCCTCGATCCTGCAGGCCAACTACTCGCGCTACGTCATCGACATGAACCGCCCGCGCGACGGCAGCAGCCTGTATGCCGGCCAGACGACCACGGGCCTGTGCCCCACGGAAACCTTCCGCGGCGAACTGATCTATGCCGACGGCCAGGCGCCCGACGACGCCGAGACCGCCGAACGCGTCGCGCACTACTGGGTGCCCTACCACGATGCCCTGCGCGCCGAGCTGGATCGCCTGCGCCAGCAACACAGCCAGGTGCTGCTGTGGGAAGCCCATTCCATTGCCAGCGTGCTGCCCCGTCTCTTCGACGGCCAGTTGCCCGACCTCAACATCGGCACCTACAGCGGCGCGGCCTGCGCGCCGGCACTGCGCGACGCCGCCATCGCCGCGGCCAGCGACAGCGGCTACACCTGGGTGGCGGATGGCCGCTTCAAGGGCGGCCACATCACCCGGCATTACGGCCAGCCGAAAGACGGCGTGCATGCCGTCCAGCTGGAAATGGCCCAGTGCCTCTACATGGACGAAGACGAGCCCTACGGCTATCGGCCAGACCTGGCCGCGCGCGCCCAGCCAGTCGTCGAGGACATGATCCGCCGCGCCCTGGGCGCGCTGGGCACGGTGCGCTGA
- a CDS encoding hydroxyacid dehydrogenase, with product MPTCVIAQPIHPVGAQLLGAAGIDVIQAPGPDLASVRSVMANANAVLVRDSLPADLIDAAPGLCVIANHGTGTDKIDVARATELGVPVVYTPDANVRAVAEHALTLMLATAHQAAQADAATRRGHWRFKYEQPMLSLHGKTLGIAGLGRTGRILSEMASRGLGMRILVWSPSLPADETLGEGVTRVDSLEALLQASDVVALHRPLRADTQHMLNAATISQMKPGAIVVNTSRGGLIDEVALVEALRNGRLFGAGLDVFEQEPLTADSPLAGLPNVVLTPHVAGSSQEALHATASQCAEQIIAVLNGQRPAHMVRPEVWDRRRQLSSLPVREDHA from the coding sequence ATGCCCACCTGCGTCATCGCCCAACCGATACACCCCGTCGGCGCGCAACTGCTCGGCGCCGCCGGCATCGACGTCATCCAGGCGCCCGGCCCCGACCTCGCTTCCGTGCGCAGCGTCATGGCCAATGCCAACGCCGTGCTGGTGCGCGACAGCCTGCCCGCCGACCTCATCGACGCCGCACCCGGCCTCTGCGTCATTGCCAACCACGGCACCGGCACCGACAAGATCGACGTGGCGCGCGCCACCGAACTCGGCGTGCCCGTCGTCTATACGCCCGACGCCAACGTCCGCGCGGTCGCCGAGCACGCGCTCACCCTGATGCTCGCCACCGCCCACCAGGCCGCGCAGGCCGACGCCGCCACGCGCCGCGGCCACTGGCGCTTCAAATACGAACAGCCCATGCTCTCGCTCCATGGCAAGACGCTGGGCATCGCAGGCCTGGGCCGCACCGGCCGCATCCTCAGTGAAATGGCCTCGCGCGGGCTTGGCATGCGGATCCTGGTCTGGTCACCCAGCCTGCCCGCGGACGAAACCCTGGGCGAGGGCGTCACGCGCGTCGACAGCCTGGAGGCGCTGCTGCAGGCCTCGGACGTCGTCGCGCTGCACCGGCCCTTGCGCGCGGACACGCAACACATGCTCAATGCCGCTACCATCTCACAGATGAAACCCGGCGCCATCGTCGTCAACACCTCGCGCGGCGGCCTCATCGACGAGGTTGCGCTGGTCGAGGCGCTGCGCAATGGCCGCCTCTTCGGCGCCGGCCTGGACGTCTTCGAGCAGGAACCGCTGACGGCCGACTCGCCGCTGGCCGGCCTGCCCAACGTCGTGCTCACGCCGCACGTGGCAGGCTCTTCGCAGGAAGCCCTGCATGCCACGGCCAGCCAGTGCGCCGAACAGATCATCGCCGTGCTGAACGGCCAGCGCCCCGCGCACATGGTGCGCCCTGAAGTGTGGGACCGCCGCCGCCAGCTCTCATCCCTGCCCGTTCGCGAGGACCACGCATGA
- a CDS encoding Zn-dependent hydrolase, translating into MTMMEPDMALAESLFAQLRADSFDGVGITRDTYGPGEQAAHDLLAQTARDLGLEIRRDAALNLYLTLPGQDRQAPAVMTGSHLDSVPRGGNYDGAAGVVAGMAVLAGWVRAGVRPARDVTVMGVRAEESAWFPVSYVGSKAAFGLLDAAALAARRADTQRALSDHLATLGGNPQAVARGEAALRPEALDCFVELHIEQGPVLIGEGDTLGVVTGICGSHRYRQAQVLGRYAHSGAAPRGHRSDAVVALATLIARLQDAWRDMEAAGHELTLTFGQVYTDAQQADFSKVPGQVSFCVDIRSRDTNSLRQMDAHVQGIAAELEAAHGVRFDWGATSGSQPAIMDERLQAALHAAADAIGAPSRSMPSGAGHDAATFSNQGVPTAMLFVRNAHGSHNPDEALDMRDFTAATRVLGQVLGLRAGIARAGAPIAS; encoded by the coding sequence ATGACGATGATGGAACCCGATATGGCCCTGGCCGAAAGCCTCTTCGCGCAACTGCGCGCGGACAGCTTCGACGGCGTGGGCATCACCCGTGACACCTATGGTCCCGGCGAACAGGCCGCGCACGACCTGCTGGCGCAGACCGCGCGCGACCTGGGCCTGGAAATCCGGCGCGATGCCGCCCTCAACCTCTACCTGACCCTGCCCGGCCAGGACCGCCAGGCGCCCGCCGTCATGACGGGTTCCCACCTGGACTCCGTGCCGCGCGGCGGCAACTACGACGGAGCGGCCGGCGTGGTAGCCGGCATGGCCGTGCTGGCCGGCTGGGTGCGCGCAGGCGTCCGCCCGGCACGCGACGTCACCGTCATGGGCGTGCGCGCGGAAGAAAGCGCGTGGTTCCCCGTGTCCTACGTGGGCAGCAAGGCCGCCTTCGGCCTGCTGGACGCCGCCGCGCTGGCAGCCCGACGGGCCGACACCCAACGCGCCCTGTCGGACCACCTCGCCACCCTGGGCGGCAACCCGCAAGCCGTCGCGCGCGGCGAGGCCGCGCTGCGCCCCGAGGCGCTCGACTGCTTCGTGGAACTGCACATCGAACAAGGCCCCGTGCTCATCGGCGAAGGCGACACGCTCGGCGTGGTCACGGGCATCTGCGGCAGCCACCGCTATCGCCAGGCGCAGGTCCTCGGGCGCTACGCCCACTCCGGCGCCGCCCCACGCGGCCACCGCAGCGACGCCGTGGTGGCGCTGGCCACGCTCATCGCGCGCCTGCAGGATGCCTGGCGTGACATGGAAGCAGCCGGCCACGAGCTCACGCTCACCTTCGGCCAGGTCTACACCGACGCCCAGCAGGCCGACTTCAGCAAGGTGCCCGGCCAGGTCAGCTTCTGCGTGGACATCCGCTCGCGCGACACCAACAGCCTGCGCCAGATGGATGCGCACGTCCAAGGCATCGCGGCCGAACTGGAGGCTGCGCACGGCGTGCGCTTCGACTGGGGCGCCACCTCGGGCAGCCAGCCCGCCATCATGGACGAGCGCCTGCAGGCGGCCCTGCACGCGGCCGCCGATGCCATCGGCGCCCCGTCGCGCAGCATGCCCAGCGGCGCCGGCCACGACGCGGCCACGTTCTCGAACCAGGGCGTGCCCACCGCGATGCTTTTCGTGCGCAACGCCCACGGCAGCCACAACCCGGACGAGGCGCTGGACATGCGCGACTTCACCGCCGCCACCCGCGTCCTGGGCCAGGTCCTGGGCCTGCGCGCAGGCATCGCACGCGCCGGCGCGCCCATCGCGTCCTGA
- a CDS encoding ABC transporter substrate-binding protein — MTSAANLSSSFRAKRPLLSMALAGMLALAGANAFAQTQGGTLRAIVQPEPPILMLGLNQQIPTQYVAGKIYESLLTWTPAIEPAPGLAKSWKISDDGKLYSFELQSGVTWHDGKPFSADDVVFSIDKFLREVHPRARVIINQFVESVTATAPDKVEIRLKQPFAPFLKAFVSDNMPIVPKHIYEGTDFRSNPANQTPIGTGPFKLKEWRKGSHIILERNPSYWQKGKPYLDSIVFSVIPDAASRAVAFERGDVQVLRSGDADSVDVRRLRKLPNVEYTTKGWEMFSQQSYIQMNQRKPPFDNVKVRQAVMTALNRKFVVDNIFFGLGKVATGPISSGTPFYDGNVRAYDFDIKAARALIKESGVDLSKTPIKILSYPYGAVWDRLGEYTRQSLEQVGFKVEIEAADSGTWSKRVSEFDFDLTFSFTSQYGDPALGVSRLYLARNIVKGSAFVNNQGYNNPEADKLWDLAATTTSNDERQKLYTQIQQKLVEDVANGYLFEIENPTLYSNKVHNLVKSAIGLHDTFADVYIEK; from the coding sequence ATGACCTCCGCAGCCAACCTCTCCTCCTCTTTCCGCGCCAAGCGCCCGCTGCTGTCGATGGCCCTGGCCGGCATGCTGGCGCTGGCCGGCGCCAACGCCTTCGCCCAGACCCAGGGCGGCACCCTGCGCGCCATCGTGCAGCCCGAGCCGCCCATCCTCATGCTGGGCCTGAACCAGCAGATCCCCACGCAATACGTGGCCGGCAAGATCTATGAAAGCCTGCTGACCTGGACGCCCGCCATCGAGCCCGCGCCCGGCCTGGCCAAGTCGTGGAAGATCTCCGACGACGGCAAGCTCTACAGCTTCGAGCTGCAATCCGGCGTCACCTGGCACGACGGCAAGCCCTTCTCGGCCGACGACGTGGTGTTCTCCATCGACAAGTTCCTGCGCGAAGTCCACCCGCGCGCGCGCGTCATCATCAACCAGTTCGTCGAGTCGGTCACCGCCACGGCCCCGGACAAGGTCGAGATCCGCCTGAAGCAGCCCTTCGCGCCGTTCCTGAAGGCCTTCGTCAGCGACAACATGCCCATCGTGCCCAAGCACATCTACGAAGGCACCGACTTCCGCAGCAACCCCGCCAACCAGACGCCCATCGGCACCGGCCCCTTCAAGCTGAAGGAATGGCGCAAGGGCTCGCACATCATCCTGGAGCGCAACCCCAGCTACTGGCAGAAGGGCAAGCCCTACCTGGACAGCATCGTCTTCAGCGTGATCCCCGACGCCGCCTCGCGCGCCGTGGCCTTCGAGCGCGGCGACGTGCAGGTGCTGCGCAGCGGCGACGCCGACAGCGTGGACGTGCGCCGCCTGCGCAAGCTGCCCAACGTGGAATACACCACCAAGGGCTGGGAAATGTTCTCGCAGCAGTCGTACATCCAGATGAACCAGCGCAAGCCGCCCTTCGACAACGTCAAGGTGCGCCAGGCCGTCATGACCGCGCTGAACCGCAAGTTCGTCGTCGACAACATCTTCTTCGGCCTGGGCAAGGTCGCCACCGGCCCCATCTCGTCCGGCACTCCGTTCTATGACGGCAACGTGCGCGCCTACGACTTCGACATCAAGGCCGCGCGCGCCCTGATCAAGGAATCCGGCGTCGACCTGTCCAAGACCCCCATCAAGATCCTGTCGTATCCCTACGGCGCCGTGTGGGACCGCCTGGGCGAGTACACCCGCCAGAGCCTGGAGCAGGTCGGCTTCAAGGTCGAGATCGAAGCGGCCGACTCGGGCACCTGGTCCAAGCGCGTCTCGGAATTCGACTTCGACCTGACCTTCAGCTTCACCTCGCAATACGGCGACCCCGCGCTGGGCGTCTCGCGCCTGTACCTGGCCCGCAACATCGTCAAGGGCTCGGCCTTCGTGAACAACCAGGGCTACAACAACCCCGAGGCCGACAAGCTGTGGGACCTGGCCGCCACCACCACCTCGAACGACGAGCGCCAGAAGCTCTACACGCAGATCCAGCAGAAGCTGGTCGAGGACGTGGCCAACGGCTACCTGTTCGAGATCGAGAACCCCACGCTCTACAGCAACAAGGTGCACAACCTGGTGAAGTCGGCCATCGGCCTGCATGACACCTTCGCCGACGTGTACATCGAGAAGTAA
- a CDS encoding ABC transporter ATP-binding protein has translation MTQDNATTQPAAAQPALLSVRNLSIALPKGGDRAHAVKDVSYDIRAGEILCIVGESGSGKSMSANAIMGLLPDYLQPEGGQILLKGKDLLTRPEHELRAMRGRDMAMIFQEPLSALNPLQTVGEQIAEVMQVHNAYPGEAREQRVLELLQFVGLPDPATLRHAYPFRLSGGQRQRVMIAMALALEPQLLIADEPTTALDVTTQAQILALIARIQKEKGMGVMFVTHDFGVVAQIADRVAVMEKGILVEQGTADEVLNRPRHPYTQRLIAAVPRQRAGDAGRPEPEGYPVLRVENLNKTYVTGGGLFQKKREVHAVNDVSFSIRRGETVGIVGESGSGKSTIGKCLLKLIDIDGGQMVFDGTDIAPMPEAQFRQHRRHIQMIFQDPFASLNPRHTVGRILCDGPRANGVPREQAESRARELLKLVELDPSAFDRYPGEFSGGQRQRIGIARALAMDPRLIVADESVSALDVSVQAQVLKLLHDVQQRLDLALIFITHDLRVAAQICDHILVMHQGKVVEQGPPAQIFDAPQHPYTRQLIAAVPGRDWDPGAAVETFTQDNERALSPA, from the coding sequence ATGACCCAAGACAACGCCACCACCCAGCCCGCAGCCGCCCAGCCCGCGCTGCTGTCCGTGCGCAATCTCAGCATCGCCCTGCCCAAGGGCGGCGACCGCGCGCACGCCGTCAAGGACGTGTCCTACGACATCCGCGCGGGCGAGATCCTGTGCATCGTGGGCGAGTCCGGTTCGGGCAAGTCCATGAGCGCCAACGCCATCATGGGCCTGCTGCCCGACTACCTGCAGCCCGAGGGCGGCCAGATCCTGCTCAAGGGCAAGGACCTGCTGACGCGCCCCGAACACGAACTGCGCGCCATGCGCGGGCGTGACATGGCCATGATCTTCCAGGAGCCGCTCTCGGCGCTCAACCCCCTGCAGACCGTGGGCGAACAGATCGCCGAGGTCATGCAGGTGCACAACGCCTATCCGGGCGAGGCGCGCGAGCAGCGGGTGCTGGAGCTGCTGCAGTTCGTCGGCCTGCCCGACCCCGCCACGCTGCGCCACGCCTATCCCTTCCGCCTGTCGGGCGGCCAGCGCCAGCGCGTCATGATCGCGATGGCGCTCGCGCTGGAACCGCAACTGCTGATCGCCGACGAGCCCACCACCGCGCTGGACGTCACCACCCAGGCCCAGATCCTGGCGCTCATCGCCCGCATCCAGAAAGAGAAAGGCATGGGCGTGATGTTCGTCACGCACGACTTCGGCGTCGTGGCACAGATCGCCGACCGCGTGGCGGTCATGGAGAAAGGCATCCTGGTGGAACAGGGCACGGCCGATGAAGTGCTGAATCGTCCGCGCCATCCATACACCCAGCGGCTGATCGCCGCCGTGCCGCGCCAGCGCGCGGGCGACGCCGGCCGTCCCGAACCCGAGGGTTATCCGGTACTGCGTGTGGAGAACCTGAACAAGACCTACGTCACTGGCGGCGGCCTGTTCCAGAAGAAGCGCGAAGTGCATGCGGTCAACGACGTGAGCTTCAGCATCCGCCGTGGCGAGACCGTGGGCATCGTGGGTGAATCGGGCTCGGGCAAATCCACCATCGGCAAATGCCTGTTGAAGCTCATCGACATCGACGGCGGCCAGATGGTTTTCGACGGCACCGACATCGCGCCGATGCCCGAAGCGCAGTTCCGCCAGCACCGCCGCCACATCCAGATGATCTTCCAGGATCCCTTCGCCTCGCTCAACCCGCGCCACACCGTGGGCCGCATCCTGTGCGACGGCCCGCGCGCCAACGGCGTGCCGCGCGAGCAGGCCGAAAGCCGCGCGCGCGAACTGCTGAAGCTCGTCGAGCTGGACCCCTCGGCCTTCGACCGCTACCCCGGCGAGTTCTCCGGCGGCCAGCGCCAGCGCATCGGCATCGCCCGCGCGCTGGCCATGGACCCGCGCCTGATCGTGGCCGACGAGTCCGTCTCGGCGCTGGACGTGTCGGTGCAGGCGCAGGTGCTCAAGCTGCTGCACGACGTGCAGCAGCGCCTGGACCTGGCGCTCATCTTCATCACCCACGACCTGCGCGTCGCGGCGCAGATCTGCGACCACATCCTGGTCATGCACCAGGGCAAGGTCGTGGAACAAGGCCCGCCCGCCCAGATCTTCGACGCCCCGCAGCACCCGTACACGCGCCAGCTCATCGCCGCCGTCCCCGGCCGCGACTGGGATCCTGGCGCGGCCGTGGAGACATTCACCCAGGACAACGAGAGGGCGCTGAGCCCCGCATGA